A single genomic interval of Musa acuminata AAA Group cultivar baxijiao chromosome BXJ3-4, Cavendish_Baxijiao_AAA, whole genome shotgun sequence harbors:
- the LOC135637296 gene encoding pentatricopeptide repeat-containing protein At5g39350-like, producing the protein MYGSFFKHPSTNQCLPLLQSLIRSRSSRLGAQLHAFLISSGVLSSAPRRGLLLSKLVVLYSLSGQPSRARQLFDRISRRTPFLWNALIRGHAQSGLPLDALRLFARMVFSGLSPDYLTYPFALKACADLSLGRLGAQVHGKSLASGFGADEYVQNCLIAMYMSCGDTNAATKVFDLMTARSIVSWNTVIAGCCRNGFAREALAVFDRMMDAGVGIDEATVVSVLPACAHLKDLRRGRFVQKLVDEGRFDADSRVRNSLIDMYAKCGCLEEARKVFDGGQCERDVVAWTAMIGAYALHGRESEALALSRQMQSVGVRPNPVTMVSLLSACSALPSLAHGKCVHGSCIRLHLESDIIVETTLIDMYAKCSGTGLYLRVFSSGSRRTATWNAVISGCSRNRQAEDAIKYYRQMLAEAVRPDFATVLSLLPAYAESADLKQADNLHGCLIGMGFTASAEVMTGLIDVYGKAGKLDVAWQLFGGLQVKDLVSWSAIIAGYGMHGHAKTAIWLFDRMVKSGVAPSEVTFTSMFYSCSHAGLVDEGLQLFDKMSNAHGVKPNADHYACVVDLLGRAGRLREAYELIAGMPFEPNHAVWGALLGACGIHENVELGELAAKRLFEIEPENTGNYVLLGNIYAAVGRWEDVESVRSMMVRRGLRKAPGRSLVEARKVQA; encoded by the coding sequence CGCGCGCCAACTGTTCGACCGAATCTCCCGCCGGACTCCTTTCCTCTGGAACGCCCTCATCCGCGGCCACGCCCAGTCCGGCCTCCCCCTCGACGCCCTCCGCCTCTTCGCCCGCATGGTCTTCTCCGGCCTTTCCCCCGATTACCTCACGTACCCCTTCGCGCTCAAGGCCTGCGCCGACCTCTCGCTGGGCCGGTTGGGTGCGCAGGTGCACGGTAAGTCTCTGGCTTCCGGGTTCGGCGCGGACGAGTACGTGCAGAACTGTCTTATCGCCATGTACATGAGTTGCGGGGACACGAACGCCGCGACGAAGGTGTTCGATCTGATGACCGCTCGGAGCATCGTCTCTTGGAATACGGTGATCGCAGGATGCTGCCGTAATGGGTTTGCCCGGGAGGCATTGGCGGTGTTCGACCGCATGATGGATGCTGGCGTGGGGATCGACGAGGCTACCGTAGTGTCTGTGCTGCCCGCTTGTGCTCATCTGAAGGATCTGCGGAGAGGGAGGTTCGTCCAAAAATTGGTGGACGAGGGACGGTTCGATGCGGACTCTAGGGTTCGGAATTCGTTAATCGACATGTATGCAAAGTGTGGGTGCTTGGAGGAGGCGAGAAAGGTGTTCGACGGCGGACAGTGCGAGAGGGATGTCGTCGCGTGGACCGCGATGATAGGGGCGTATGCCTTGCACGGACGCGAAAGCGAGGCTCTTGCTCTTTCTCGTCAGATGCAGTCGGTGGGGGTGAGACCCAACCCGGTGACGATGGTCTCTTTGCTCTCTGCTTGCTCCGCTTTGCCGTCGCTCGCCCATGGCAAGTGCGTCCACGGGTCATGCATTAGGCTCCACCTCGAATCGGATATCATCGTGGAGACCACTCTCATCGACATGTACGCAAAATGCAGCGGCACGGGCTTGTACTTGAGGGTCTTCTCGAGTGGTTCGAGAAGGACGGCTACGTGGAATGCGGTTATTTCAGGGTGTTCGAGGAATCGTCAAGCAGAGGATGCTATCAAGTACTACAGGCAAATGCTGGCAGAAGCAGTCCGCCCGGATTTTGCTACGGTTTTGAGCCTCCTTCCGGCTTACGCAGAGTCAGCAGACTTGAAACAAGCGGACAACCTGCATGGTTGCTTGATCGGAATGGGTTTCACAGCAAGTGCGGAGGTCATGACCGGCTTGATCGACGTATATGGAAAGGCTGGCAAACTGGACGTGGCTTGGCAACTCTTCGGTGGGCTACAGGTGAAGGACTTGGTGTCTTGGAGCGCGATCATCGCCGGCTACGGGATGCACGGCCACGCCAAGACCGCCATTTGGCTCTTCGACCGGATGGTGAAGTCGGGGGTGGCACCTAGCGAGGTTACATTTACTTCCATGTTTTACTCTTGCAGCCATGCCGGGTTGGTGGACGAGGGGTTGCAGCTGTTCGATAAAATGTCGAACGCCCATGGCGTGAAACCGAACGCGGATCACTACGCTTGTGTCGTCGATCTTCTAGGCCGAGCAGGGCGGCTGCGGGAAGCATACGAGTTGATCGCCGGGATGCCGTTTGAGCCCAACCATGCCGTGTGGGGCGCTCTCCTCGGAGCTTGTGGTATCCATGAGAACGTGGAGTTGGGGGAATTAGCTGCGAAGCGGTTGTTTGAGATTGAGCCGGAGAACACAGGGAACTATGTGCTGCTGGGCAACATTTACGCTGCAGTTGGGAGGTGGGAAGACGTGGAGAGTGTAAGAAGCATGATGGTTAGAAGAGGGCTAAGGAAAGCACCTGGACGCAGCTTAGTTGAGGCGAGGAAAGTACAAGCGTAG
- the LOC135637295 gene encoding copper-transporting ATPase HMA5-like encodes MSKGVLMSCLGGGEGFASRSLSPRPHYPSMPRYPKRKPTAAGEEERGEEDLEATSKSVAEEKRVALFSVVGMTCAACAGSVEKAIKRLPGIHDAAVDVLNDRAQVIFYPPFVSEYTIRETIEDVGFAAALIKVEMKEKSALTHGLHIKGTTSSSSNIEYVLQAIPSVQKTSVALATKEAEVFHDPRFVSADQLNKEVEDTGCGSIFVTTGEDMNRIELKVDGTFSISLVTSSLQSLPGVDAIDIDPALHKITISYKPDQTGPRNFIEMIESIGSGHLKASIYPQVRRKELHRYDEIKQYYRSFLWSLVFTIPVFLTSMVFTYIPVFKQVLDERLVNKLSIGELLRWILSTPVQFIIGRRFYVGSYKALRHGSANMDVLIALGTNAAYFYSLYSVLRAATSATFMATDFFETSSMLISFILLGKYLEILAKGKTSMAIAKLMDLTPENAILLSYDNEGNVVNEREIDSRLIQKDDVIKVMPGGKVASDGFVLWGQSHVNESMITGESKPVAKRKGDAVIGGTVNENGVLHVRATHVGSESALSQIVRLIESAQMAKAPVQKFADRISKYFVPLVIVLATFTWLIWFLAGKFNSYPKSWIPSSMDSFQLALQFGISVMVIACPCALGLATPTAVMVGTGVGASQGVLIKGGQALESAHKVNCVVFDKTGTLTTGKPVVVSTRLLKNMVLRDFYEYVAAAEVNSEHPLAKAIVQYANKFGRDEGNHVWPEAQDFTAITGHGVKASVGNKQVIVGNKNLMVESGIDIPAEASEILAETERMAQTGIIASIDREITGIIAISDPLKPGAREVISLLSSMKVKSIMVTGDNWGTANAIAKEVGIDTVMAEAKPDQKAEKVKELQMSGFTVAMIGDGINDSPALVSADVGMAIGAGTDIAIEAADIVLMKSNLEDVITAIDLSRKTFFRISTNYVWALGYNIVGIPIAAGVLFPFTGFRLPPWVAGAAMAASSVSVVCCSLLLRNYRRPTKLDTLVMSKVVVD; translated from the exons ATGAGTAAAGGAGTGCTGATGTCGTGTCTTGGCGGCGGCGAGGGCTTTGCCTCACGGAGCCTCTCGCCGAGGCCGCACTACCCTTCGATGCCCAGGTATCCCAAGCGGAAGCCGACGGCGgccggggaggaggagagagGTGAGGAGGATCTGGAGGCGACGTCGAAATCGGTGGCCGAAGAGAAGCGGGTGGCGCTGTTTTCAGTCGTTGGGATGACGTGCGCCGCGTGTGCTGGGTCGGTGGAGAAGGCGATCAAGCGGCTGCCTGGGATCCACGACGCCGCCGTCGATGTGCTGAACGATCGAGCCCAAGTCATCTTCTATCCCCCTTTCGTTTCG GAGTACACAATCAGGGAAACGATAGAAGATGTTGGTTTTGCGGCTGCACTGATTAAAGTCGAGATGAAAGAAAAATCAGCTCTTACGCACGGACTGCACATAAAAGGAACGACTTCTTCCTCAAGTAACATTGAATATGTTTTGCAAGCTATTCCTAGTGTACAGAAAACTTCAGTGGCCTTGGCAACCAAAGAAGCAGAAGTTTTCCATGATCCTAGGTTTGTGAGTGCCGACCAACTCAATAAGGAAGTTGAAGATACTGGTTGCGGATCTATATTTGTTACCACAGGGGAAGATATGAACAGAATAGAACTCAAAGTTGATGGGACATTCTCTATTTCTTTGGTCACGAGTTCTCTTCAATCACTTCCCGGAGTAGATGCTATAGACATTGATCCTGCGCTTCATAAAATTACCATATCTTACAAGCCAGATCAGACAGGTCCACGGAATTTCATTGAAATGATCGAATCAATTGGGTCTGGACATTTGAAGGCATCAATATATCCACAAGTTAGGAGAAAGGAACTTCACAGGTATGACGAGATAAAGCAGTATTATCGATCCTTTCTTTGGAGTTTAGTTTTCACCATCCCGGTGTTTCTCACGTCAATGGTGTTCACGTACATCCCTGTTTTTAAACAAGTTCTGGATGAGAGATTAGTGAACAAGTTGAGCATTGGAGAGCTTTTGAGATGGATTTTATCCACTCCTGTTCAATTTATAATTGGTCGAAGATTTTACGTCGGTTCATATAAAGCATTGCGACATGGATCTGCTAATATGGATGTGTTGATTGCTCTCGGAACCAATGCAGCGTACTTCTATTCACTGTACTCAGTGCTGAGAGCCGCAACTTCAGCAACCTTTATGGCAACTGATTTTTTTGAGACTAGTTCCATGCTTATTTCATTTATCCTTCTGGGAAAGTATCTCGAAATTTTGGCTAAAGGGAAGACATCAATGGCCATTGCTAAGCTCATGGACTTGACACCTGAAAACGCAATATTACTGAGCTATGACAATGAAGGAAATGTGGTAAATGAAAGAGAGATAGATAGccgattaattcaaaaagatgatgTTATTAAAGTGATGCCTGGTGGGAAGGTAGCTTCAGATGGATTTGTTTTATGGGGTCAGAGCCATGTCAATGAAAGCATGATAACTGGGGAATCAAAGCCTGTTGCAAAGAGGAAGGGGGATGCTGTCATAGGTGGTACCGTCAATGAAAATGGTGTATTGCATGTCCGTGCCACCCATGTTGGATCAGAAAGTGCACTTTCACAAATTGTTCGTCTTATCGAATCAGCTCAAATGGCTAAAGCGCCCGTTCAGAAGTTTGCTGATCGCATCTCTAAATATTTCGTTCCTCTG GTTATTGTTCTTGCAACATTCACTTGGCTCATATGGTTCTTAGCGGGAAAGTTCAACTCCTACCCAAAATCCTGGATACCATCTTCGATGGATAGCTTTCAACTGGCTCTTCAATTTGGAATATCTGTGATGGTGATAGCATGTCCATGCGCTCTTGGCCTTGCGACTCCCACTGCCGTCATGGTTGGAACAGGGGTAGGTGCATCTCAGGGTGTGCTGATCAAAGGGGGACAAGCGCTCGAAAGTGCGCACAAG GTGAACTGTGTTGTGTTTGACAAGACGGGCACACTTACTACCGGAAAACCTGTTGTTGTCAGCACACGGCTACTGAAGAACATGGTGCTCCGTGACTTCTACGAGTACGTGGCAGCTGCTGAG GTTAACAGTGAGCACCCCTTGGCAAAGGCCATAGTTCAATATGCCAACAAGTTCGGCAGAGACGAAGGGAACCACGTTTGGCCTGAAGCACAAGACTTCACTGCAATCACAGGCCATGGTGTCAAAGCCTCGGTTGGGAACAAACAAGTCATTGTCGGGAACAAGAACTTGATGGTGGAATCAGGCATCGACATCCCTGCCGAAGCCTCTGAGATCCTTGCAGAAACTGAGAGAATGGCACAAACAGGAATAATCGCCTCCATCGATCGTGAAATCACTGGTATAATCGCAATATCCGATCCACTGAAACCTGGTGCTCGAGAGGTTATCTCCCTTCTGAGCTCCATGAAGGTGAAAAGCATCATGGTAACAGGAGACAACTGGGGCACCGCAAATGCGATCGCAAAAGAGGTCGGAATAGACACTGTTATGGCAGAAGCAAAGCCAGATCAAAAGGCCGAGAAAGTAAAGGAACTTCAG ATGTCTGGTTTTACAGTGGCAATGATTGGGGATGGAATTAATGACTCACCAGCACTTGTGTCTGCTGACGTGGGGATGGCCATAGGTGCTGGCACCGACATCGCAATCGAAGCCGCTGACATTGTTCTTATGAAGAGCAACCTGGAGGATGTAATAACTGCCATTGATCTCTCCCGGAAAACCTTCTTTCGGATCAGTACGAACTACGTGTGGGCACTCGGTTATAACATCGTCGGCATACCGATCGCTGCCGGAGTTCTTTTCCCGTTCACTGGATTTCGGCTGCCGCCATGGGTTGCTGGTGCTGCGATGGCAGCTTCTTCGGTCAGCGTCGTCTGTTGCTCTCTCCTGTTGAGGAATTATAGAAGGCCCACAAAGTTGGACACACTTGTAATGAGCAAAGTAGTGGTCGATTGA